In Gadus macrocephalus chromosome 4, ASM3116895v1, the following proteins share a genomic window:
- the LOC132456195 gene encoding uncharacterized protein LOC132456195 isoform X2, whose amino-acid sequence MAGVTRKGSGRPSYYYRFLGKSRLQRQRSRSRSRTRPAANKESPPERTGRRRSMPGSPLDKTPGAMETTSAGTTTPFRVTVSTVSVFQNAPAPGRHSDAIIIYIHVRSHDPPLSRSLFCLPPLSLSLFTPSVPLQSLCLLPLSLSPFPLCLSLSPFSLCLPSLSVSLHSLCLSSPYLSLSVSLLSLSSSTLSVSLHSVSLHSLCLPSLSLSPFCLPSLSLSPFCLPSLSLSPLCLSVFLHSLFLPSLTLSLFTLSPFCLPSFSLSPLSVAVSLHLLSLPHPCLCKLFLSPYAVSVSLSCLCLPKLSLSPIAVSVRVGVFLMI is encoded by the exons ATGGCTGGGGTGACCAGGAAGGGGTCTGGGAGACCCTCGTACTACTACCGTTTCCTGGGCAAGTCCCGCCTGCAGCGTCAACGAAGCCGATCCCGGAGCCGCACCAGGCCGGCCGCCAACAAGG AGTCCCCCCCGGAGAGGACGGGGCGCAGACGGAGCATGCCTGGCAGCCCCCTGGACAAGACCCCCGGCGCCATGGAGACCACTTCCGCCGGCACCACCACGCCGTTCAGAGTCACCGTGAGtactgtgagtgtgtttcaaaACGCACCGGCGCCTGGTCGTCATAGTGACGCCATTATCATCTACATCCATGTTCGCTCTCATGACCCTCCGCTCTCACGCTCTCTGTTCTGTCTCCctccgctctctctgtctctcttcactccctctgtccctcttcaGTCTCTATGTCTccttccactctctctttctcctttccctctctgtctctctctgtctcccttctctctttgtctcccttctctctctgtctcccttcactcgctgtgtctctcttcaccctatctgtctctttctgtctcccttctctctctgtcttcctccactctctcggtctcccttcactctgtctcccttcactctctctgtctcccttcactctctctgtctcccttctgtctcccttcactctctctgtctcccttctgtctcccttccctctctctgtctcccttatgtctctctgtcttccttcactctctctttctgccttcactcactctgtctctcttcactctgtctcccttctgtctcccttcattctctctgtctcccttatCAGTCGCTGTCTCccttcaccttctctctctcccccatccctgtCTCTGTAAGCTGTTTCTGTCTCCCtacgctgtctctgtctccctaagctgtctctgtctccctaagCTGTCTTTGTCTCCCATAGCTGTCTCGGTCCGAGTAGGAGTTTTTCTCATGATCTAA